Proteins co-encoded in one Ignavibacteria bacterium genomic window:
- a CDS encoding HEAT repeat domain-containing protein has product MRTRILSIVLFAVLFTAFIAPEISANNTPKKSDSYKQAELNYIHGVESDNAGLRVSATYFLGEMQSEAAVIPLLRVLKNCTDEECRIAAALALVKIGDARGVYAVKKAAEFDESKRVRDLCWKFYMSTVKTGASRF; this is encoded by the coding sequence ATGCGAACCAGAATTTTATCCATCGTCCTTTTTGCTGTTCTTTTTACAGCTTTTATTGCACCTGAAATCAGTGCCAACAACACACCGAAAAAATCCGACTCCTACAAACAAGCCGAGCTCAACTATATACACGGTGTGGAATCTGATAATGCGGGACTGAGAGTCAGTGCCACATATTTCCTCGGCGAGATGCAGAGCGAAGCTGCCGTAATTCCGTTATTAAGAGTATTGAAAAATTGTACAGATGAAGAATGCAGGATTGCTGCAGCACTTGCGCTTGTAAAAATTGGAGATGCCAGAGGTGTTTATGCGGTAAAGAAAGCTGCTGAATTTGATGAAAGTAAACGCGTCAGAGACCTATGCTGGAAGTTTTACATGTCAACAGTAAAAACAGGTGCATCCAGATTCTAA
- a CDS encoding KpsF/GutQ family sugar-phosphate isomerase, translating to MHEEKSVTKTQKKRYSLDRIITIGKEVIRIESEAVKNLYEKIDAGFAKAVDLIMRSDGRVVLTGVGKSGLIARKIVATMNSTGTPAIYLHPTDALHGDLGMVRKEDVVILLSKSGATEELQMLIPMLKRLKVPLIGMLGDVKSRMARQMDVILDVEVLEEACPYDLAPTASTTASLVMGDALSVALLKLRGFTQQDFAMLHPGGSLGKRLSLKISEIMYTGDAIPVVHEKTSFKDSILEITSKRLGVTCVVDDGGKLLGVITDGDLRRLLERTTDLSGLVAREMMTENPKSVKPGQLASLALQKMESHKITCLPVTDKEDKPVGIVHLHDLVNLGLRMR from the coding sequence ATGCACGAAGAGAAATCAGTCACGAAGACTCAAAAAAAACGATACAGTCTCGACCGGATAATCACAATAGGCAAGGAAGTTATCCGGATAGAATCTGAAGCTGTAAAAAATCTTTATGAAAAGATAGATGCGGGTTTTGCCAAAGCTGTCGATCTTATTATGAGGAGTGACGGTAGAGTCGTCCTCACGGGAGTCGGGAAATCAGGATTAATAGCACGAAAGATAGTGGCAACCATGAATTCCACCGGAACCCCTGCAATCTATCTTCACCCGACGGATGCACTTCATGGTGATCTTGGTATGGTAAGAAAAGAGGATGTGGTGATCTTGCTCTCGAAGTCGGGTGCAACTGAAGAACTGCAAATGTTGATTCCGATGTTAAAAAGACTGAAAGTGCCTCTGATTGGAATGCTCGGTGATGTGAAGTCAAGGATGGCAAGACAAATGGATGTGATATTGGATGTAGAGGTTTTGGAAGAAGCCTGTCCATACGATCTCGCACCCACAGCCTCCACGACTGCATCACTCGTAATGGGCGATGCCTTGTCGGTTGCACTACTTAAACTCAGAGGATTCACCCAGCAGGATTTTGCAATGCTTCATCCCGGTGGAAGCCTCGGTAAGCGGCTCTCACTTAAAATATCCGAGATTATGTACACCGGTGATGCCATACCTGTGGTGCACGAAAAAACTTCATTCAAGGATTCAATTCTCGAAATAACCTCAAAAAGACTCGGTGTCACCTGTGTTGTAGATGATGGCGGTAAGTTGCTTGGAGTAATAACCGATGGAGATTTAAGAAGACTCCTGGAGAGGACCACCGATTTGTCAGGACTTGTTGCCAGAGAGATGATGACCGAGAATCCGAAAAGTGTAAAACCGGGTCAACTTGCTTCACTCGCACTTCAGAAAATGGAAAGCCACAAAATTACCTGCCTTCCCGTTACCGATAAAGAGGACAAACCGGTCGGAATTGTTCACCTGCACGACCTGGTTAATCTGGGTTTGAGAATGAGATGA
- the lptC gene encoding LPS export ABC transporter periplasmic protein LptC, protein MNEDIRHFPSGIMYRTLFIFPLLFVLILLSGCDNTEKLNPLQKGIKTEVLPDQQSINSTISFTDSGKVVATLTSGVIKVYYLRNETLLENKVRVDFYNEQGKVEAVLTGESGRVDDVTKDIFIYGNVVVENDSGMVLKSEKLMWRNSDRKIWTDEFVKIKTKTEDIEGYGFESDQSLRNYTIYKVTLITEGSEFKNE, encoded by the coding sequence ATGAACGAGGATATCAGACATTTTCCGTCGGGTATCATGTATCGGACACTTTTTATTTTCCCCTTACTGTTCGTGTTGATTCTGCTTTCCGGTTGTGACAATACCGAAAAATTGAATCCGCTGCAAAAAGGGATAAAGACCGAGGTGTTACCCGATCAGCAAAGCATAAATTCCACCATCAGCTTTACTGATTCGGGAAAGGTTGTCGCAACCCTCACTTCCGGTGTAATTAAGGTTTATTATTTGAGGAATGAAACGCTTCTGGAAAACAAGGTAAGGGTCGATTTTTACAATGAACAGGGAAAAGTGGAAGCTGTACTTACGGGTGAAAGCGGAAGGGTTGACGATGTCACTAAAGATATTTTTATTTATGGAAATGTGGTAGTGGAAAACGACAGTGGAATGGTATTGAAATCGGAAAAACTGATGTGGAGAAACTCCGACAGGAAGATCTGGACCGATGAATTCGTGAAAATAAAGACAAAAACAGAAGATATTGAAGGTTACGGTTTTGAATCTGACCAGTCATTGAGAAATTATACGATCTACAAAGTAACCCTGATTACCGAGGGGAGTGAATTCAAAAATGAATAA
- the lptC gene encoding LPS export ABC transporter periplasmic protein LptC, with translation MNKLFVILTVFIIYPGIFLFSQDKPKIVITGERMTGRENEEEKIRGFGGDVVITHLNVRITCDSAVHFVDRNEAELIGNVVITQDTLTIKTDRGFYYGNTRRAYASTPVELDDKKVFLKAETGEYLFTETKARFVKNVRLYDSTGTMTSSELIYFRNTQTAYASGGVRLWDKSSSLDADSLVHNRITLVTHAFRNVTVMDSTTIVLADSLVYDQINKTTDAWSNVQIKNFEENTLILGEHVQDFRAEKHTIVEGSPFVMQIDTAGTAVDTLLLRALKLESFTTRDSVKMIAYDSVVIIKGDFASKNSYTEYTEAPEAIYTYKKGGDKIPPVLWFEKSQLSGDTVNLFIKNKKAEKVLIKKNSLIISKNGEFRYDQVSGKDVVMSFDEGRLKQTNIYENVLSFYYVYDEGAPNGLIRSSSNSAIITFDSNKVEDVRLYGDPVSEYYPENLVKGNEKKYFLPTYMDYGKAPLKKEHFGEFLNKIREVEHPFYAGKSK, from the coding sequence ATGAATAAACTCTTTGTAATTCTAACGGTTTTTATCATTTATCCGGGGATATTTCTATTTTCCCAGGACAAACCAAAGATCGTAATAACGGGTGAACGGATGACGGGCAGGGAAAACGAAGAGGAGAAGATCAGAGGTTTCGGCGGCGATGTGGTGATTACACATTTGAATGTGAGGATTACCTGTGATTCTGCGGTACATTTTGTTGACAGAAACGAAGCAGAACTGATCGGAAATGTGGTGATTACACAGGATACCCTCACGATCAAAACGGACAGGGGATTTTATTATGGAAATACCCGCAGAGCTTACGCCTCAACACCCGTGGAGCTGGATGATAAAAAAGTTTTTCTGAAAGCTGAAACAGGGGAGTACCTTTTTACCGAGACGAAAGCCCGTTTTGTAAAAAATGTAAGACTCTACGACAGCACGGGTACGATGACCTCTTCAGAGTTGATCTATTTCCGCAATACACAGACAGCCTATGCCTCGGGGGGTGTAAGATTGTGGGACAAATCGAGTTCTCTCGATGCCGACAGTCTTGTTCATAACAGAATTACACTGGTTACACATGCCTTCAGAAATGTAACTGTTATGGACAGCACTACAATTGTTCTCGCCGACAGTCTGGTTTACGATCAGATTAATAAAACGACAGACGCCTGGAGCAATGTCCAGATCAAAAACTTTGAAGAAAACACGCTGATTCTTGGAGAGCATGTACAGGATTTCAGAGCTGAAAAGCACACAATAGTCGAGGGTTCTCCATTTGTTATGCAAATTGATACGGCAGGAACTGCAGTTGATACACTTCTTCTTCGCGCCCTTAAACTGGAATCGTTCACAACAAGAGACAGCGTCAAAATGATCGCTTATGATTCAGTGGTGATTATTAAAGGGGATTTTGCTTCGAAAAATTCATATACCGAGTATACGGAAGCACCCGAAGCGATTTATACCTACAAAAAGGGAGGGGATAAAATTCCGCCGGTCCTTTGGTTCGAGAAATCGCAACTTTCGGGTGATACGGTAAATCTTTTTATAAAAAATAAAAAAGCGGAAAAAGTACTCATAAAGAAAAACAGTCTGATTATCTCAAAGAATGGTGAATTCAGATATGATCAGGTTTCGGGCAAGGATGTCGTCATGAGTTTTGATGAGGGGAGGCTTAAACAAACCAACATCTATGAGAATGTTTTAAGTTTCTATTATGTTTATGATGAAGGGGCACCGAACGGACTGATTCGCTCAAGTTCGAACAGTGCAATAATTACTTTTGACAGTAACAAGGTTGAAGATGTCCGGTTATACGGTGATCCCGTGAGCGAATATTATCCCGAAAATCTGGTAAAAGGAAACGAAAAGAAATATTTCCTTCCAACATATATGGATTACGGGAAGGCTCCTTTAAAGAAGGAGCATTTTGGAGAATTTTTAAACAAAATACGAGAAGTAGAGCACCCTTTTTATGCCGGAAAATCTAAGTAG
- a CDS encoding AAA family ATPase has product MKKQIPSKSSNFYDLIDKDAYYIDKTVFIEKLEQLSDKYLFFLRPRRFGKSLLISTLEHYYGIQYNDQFDKLFGNYYIGQKGNTTPLKNSFYTLKFEFAGIDTSNNENIMPAFKNKVIAGIKMFAMQYGYFSENEIEDLKHQLTPADILSNFFPSLLLKGFSGKIFLLIDEYDHFTNELFAFNEDHFLEIVARNGWVRKFYEVIKQYSGEGLIDRFFATGVTPVTLDSMTSGFNIGLNITLDSRFNNLAGFTESELKELIIGTIYEEGKFDLDKLLLDMRAWFNGSRFNRSGGERLYNPQLVLSFLAAFSAGYTYPAEITDNNVTSDWKKISNILAKLPKKDRDSIVEEVYINEAIEGGLATQFNLEMPYRRADAISVLYYNGLLTIDKEEYGIIRFVIPNYVIKTIYWEYLRAKYEIEENIAFDLSEKAPIFKQMAGEGKIDLLVQEVSKIMGPLRDNDFQNFRESNIKMIVISILSLNKIFIIDSEREISNGRLDLLLTKYEHYDSKFQFLIEFKYVKIKEEAKYEQIKSEGIAQLQKYKSSDEIKRLENLKCYLVLFSNKRKGEAFLIQ; this is encoded by the coding sequence ATGAAAAAGCAAATACCATCCAAATCTTCCAACTTTTATGATCTGATTGATAAAGATGCCTATTATATAGATAAAACAGTATTTATCGAAAAATTAGAGCAACTGAGCGATAAATACCTCTTCTTTCTCCGTCCGAGGAGATTCGGAAAGTCTTTGTTGATCTCCACTTTGGAACACTACTATGGTATTCAATACAACGATCAGTTCGATAAGCTGTTTGGAAATTATTATATCGGGCAAAAGGGAAATACCACACCTCTTAAAAATTCGTTTTACACCTTGAAATTTGAGTTCGCAGGCATTGATACATCCAACAATGAAAATATAATGCCTGCTTTCAAGAACAAGGTTATCGCGGGAATAAAAATGTTCGCAATGCAGTATGGATATTTTTCCGAAAATGAAATTGAGGACTTAAAGCATCAATTGACCCCGGCGGATATACTTTCCAATTTTTTTCCGAGTTTGCTATTAAAAGGTTTTTCGGGGAAGATCTTCCTCCTTATCGATGAATACGACCATTTTACTAATGAATTGTTCGCTTTTAATGAAGATCATTTTCTTGAAATTGTTGCCCGCAATGGCTGGGTAAGAAAGTTTTATGAAGTTATAAAACAGTACTCAGGAGAGGGACTCATCGACCGCTTTTTCGCAACGGGTGTTACTCCTGTAACCCTCGACAGCATGACCAGCGGGTTTAATATCGGACTAAATATCACCCTGGATTCAAGATTCAATAACCTTGCCGGATTTACAGAGTCTGAGTTAAAAGAACTTATAATCGGTACGATCTATGAAGAAGGGAAATTTGATCTGGATAAATTGCTTCTCGATATGCGTGCCTGGTTCAACGGGAGCCGGTTCAACCGCAGTGGAGGTGAAAGACTCTATAATCCTCAACTGGTTTTAAGTTTCCTTGCGGCATTTAGTGCCGGTTACACCTACCCCGCTGAAATAACCGACAACAATGTAACGAGCGACTGGAAAAAGATAAGCAACATTCTGGCTAAACTTCCAAAAAAAGACAGAGATTCGATCGTTGAAGAAGTTTACATTAATGAAGCCATCGAGGGTGGTCTCGCCACTCAATTCAACCTTGAGATGCCTTACAGAAGAGCAGATGCCATATCCGTTCTTTATTACAACGGACTCCTTACCATCGACAAAGAAGAGTACGGCATTATCAGGTTTGTAATCCCCAATTATGTCATTAAAACCATTTATTGGGAATATTTGCGGGCAAAATATGAGATTGAAGAAAACATTGCTTTTGATCTCTCGGAGAAAGCCCCGATCTTCAAACAGATGGCAGGTGAAGGGAAAATTGATCTCCTCGTACAGGAAGTATCAAAAATAATGGGACCTTTAAGGGACAACGACTTCCAAAACTTCCGGGAGAGCAACATAAAAATGATTGTTATCTCCATCCTTTCCCTGAACAAAATCTTCATCATCGACAGCGAAAGGGAGATATCCAACGGACGGCTTGATTTGTTACTCACAAAATATGAACACTACGATTCAAAATTCCAATTCCTCATCGAATTCAAATATGTAAAGATAAAAGAAGAAGCAAAATACGAACAGATAAAGAGTGAAGGAATCGCCCAGCTTCAAAAATATAAATCATCCGATGAGATAAAGCGCCTTGAAAACCTTAAATGCTATCTCGTGCTTTTCAGCAACAAAAGAAAAGGGGAAGCGTTTTTAATCCAATAA
- a CDS encoding methionine adenosyltransferase gives MSNEFYFTSESVSEGHPDKVADQISDAVLDNCLAQDPNSRVACETLIGKNLVVLTGEITSSHKPDYEKIVRDTLRKIGYRKDFPGIDPDACTVIINIVKQVEEINQGVDQASGNTGAGDQGIMFGYATNETDEYLPVTLALSHRILKELARIRHAGEVDWLRPDAKSQVTVRYEDGKPVAINTIVVSTQHSEKIAQAEIREFLTKRVIENGKIIPQELLKEGYKLHVNPTGAFTTGGPVADAGLTGRKIIVDTYGGAAPHGGGAFSGKDYTKVDRSAAYIARYAAKNVVAAGLADKCTIQLSYAIGVTEPISILIDTHGTGKHDENEISEAVKKVFDFSPKGIIEILRLKRPVYAKTAAYGHFGRNDEDFTWEKTDKVDELKSLLNK, from the coding sequence ATGTCCAACGAATTTTATTTTACATCCGAGTCTGTTTCCGAAGGTCACCCCGATAAAGTTGCCGATCAGATATCCGATGCCGTGCTCGATAACTGCCTTGCTCAGGACCCGAACTCAAGAGTTGCATGCGAAACACTCATCGGGAAAAACCTGGTTGTATTGACGGGTGAAATTACCTCAAGCCACAAACCCGATTATGAAAAAATTGTCAGAGATACACTAAGGAAAATCGGTTATAGGAAAGATTTCCCCGGAATCGACCCCGATGCCTGCACTGTCATCATAAATATCGTAAAACAGGTTGAAGAGATCAACCAGGGAGTTGACCAGGCTTCGGGTAACACGGGAGCCGGTGATCAGGGGATAATGTTTGGCTATGCCACAAATGAAACTGATGAATACCTGCCCGTAACTTTGGCCTTGTCGCACAGAATATTAAAAGAGCTTGCCCGTATCAGACACGCCGGTGAGGTGGATTGGCTCCGTCCCGATGCAAAGTCACAGGTGACTGTACGGTATGAAGACGGCAAACCGGTTGCGATAAACACAATAGTGGTCTCGACACAGCACTCTGAAAAGATTGCACAGGCAGAAATAAGGGAATTCCTGACAAAACGGGTGATTGAAAATGGTAAAATTATCCCGCAGGAGCTTTTGAAGGAGGGATACAAATTACATGTGAATCCGACGGGTGCTTTTACAACGGGTGGTCCCGTCGCGGATGCCGGACTGACAGGAAGAAAAATAATCGTTGATACTTATGGAGGTGCTGCTCCCCATGGCGGTGGTGCCTTTTCGGGGAAAGACTACACAAAAGTGGACCGCTCGGCGGCATACATCGCCCGTTATGCTGCCAAGAATGTGGTAGCTGCCGGTCTGGCTGACAAATGCACCATTCAGCTCTCTTATGCGATTGGAGTAACCGAACCAATTTCGATACTGATCGATACGCATGGTACGGGGAAACACGACGAAAATGAAATAAGTGAAGCCGTGAAAAAGGTGTTTGATTTCAGTCCAAAAGGAATTATAGAAATACTTCGACTGAAAAGACCGGTTTATGCGAAGACCGCTGCCTACGGGCATTTTGGAAGAAATGATGAAGATTTTACCTGGGAAAAAACAGATAAAGTTGATGAACTGAAAAGTCTGCTGAATAAATAA
- the lptB gene encoding LPS export ABC transporter ATP-binding protein, whose protein sequence is MPENLSSDNLVKIYKKRTVVNKVSISVSRGEIVGLLGPNGAGKTTTFYMMVGMIKPNEGRVFLDDTEISSYPMYKRARLGIGYLPQEASIFRKLSVEDNIKGILQMLPMTSQARKEKLESLLEDFRMTHLRKSLGYQLSGGERRRTEIARALCTDPGFILLDEPFAGVDPIAVEDIMQIVAGLKNRGIGVLITDHNVHETLSIVDKAYILISGVIFRSGGANELADDEEVRKMYLGENFKLDRY, encoded by the coding sequence ATGCCGGAAAATCTAAGTAGCGATAATTTAGTAAAAATCTATAAAAAACGCACAGTAGTAAACAAGGTTTCAATATCTGTTTCGAGAGGCGAGATCGTTGGATTGCTGGGTCCTAACGGAGCGGGCAAGACCACAACTTTTTACATGATGGTCGGGATGATTAAACCGAATGAAGGAAGAGTCTTTCTCGATGATACTGAAATTTCATCCTATCCAATGTATAAAAGGGCACGCCTTGGCATCGGTTACCTGCCTCAGGAAGCATCCATCTTCAGGAAACTCTCCGTTGAAGATAACATTAAGGGGATACTTCAGATGCTTCCGATGACCTCTCAGGCTCGGAAGGAAAAACTTGAATCCCTCCTCGAAGATTTCCGAATGACTCATCTTCGCAAAAGCCTTGGCTATCAGCTCAGTGGCGGCGAAAGACGACGGACAGAAATTGCAAGAGCACTTTGTACCGACCCGGGATTTATCCTGCTCGATGAACCTTTTGCCGGGGTCGATCCGATCGCTGTTGAAGACATCATGCAGATAGTTGCCGGACTGAAAAACCGAGGAATCGGTGTCCTTATAACAGATCACAATGTCCATGAAACATTAAGTATTGTCGATAAGGCATATATATTAATTTCGGGAGTTATTTTCCGTTCCGGTGGTGCGAACGAACTTGCTGATGACGAAGAGGTAAGAAAAATGTATCTGGGTGAAAACTTTAAACTGGACAGATATTAA
- a CDS encoding RecQ family ATP-dependent DNA helicase: MTPQEALKKYFGYNSFRQGQLEIIEAILNKENVLTILPTGGGKSICYQIPAVISKGFSIVISPLIALMKDQVDNLRKAGITAEFINSSLGGYEIERILRDLEQGLIKLLYVAPERLENTSFAEKIKELKPSFVFVDEAHCISEWGHNFRPGYLKIRDFITWTGIKNISAFTATATEEVREDITRQLNMRDPLIFVRGFERDNISLSIQEVKDKKAKTAELLRTYGTPAIIYTGSRKKAEELSEHLTMRKIENLFYHAGLPNEQRKKIQDHFLSGRVKVIVATNAFGMGIDKEDVRLVIHYNMPGTIESYYQEFGRAGRDGKDSFAVMLFERADLKLQQFFIDSAFPRKDLVGEIYDALLDSVSVQQGELPEKLLKIDYDLINLILGKNIARGTILGALSILEKAGYLAAISDFRQKHFFSYILNSEQLKKYTKNLPDNIKKEAILYLVKEYGAIPFEKTVLLDMDKMSQELSVGENTLRETMFELDNSGILSFSAPSSKDTFKLLIPRIKSAKLVVDSRYMDQNYNNSFNKLKQMESLVYHTGCRFAFILKYFGDKKEYKCGKCDNCMKESETLPADAYQFINESILRTVHLFSDGISPVHIFTIIMGNSKSEGYQKLPVFGICSGFKYGHIKSVFNQLLNTGYIFENRSKSNRIFLSNKGYAALVELRLVTDEQSGTPSDPNTDLELYFKLKVLRERAGLKFSQPPYLICNDEVLLKFAQMKPKTKEEFLEVEGSNERMFNKIGDEILSVINSITIKNEQGQKKKLNIPASHFPVWEMAKEGKTLAEMASAKNQSETVISMQLEELIGMDPSIDPEKILTPPRFKIMYAKYKEGFVELKALKTKLGERFSYPEVRIFLARFKHREPNYGKGSQLY; encoded by the coding sequence ATGACACCACAAGAAGCATTAAAAAAATATTTCGGCTACAACTCTTTCCGGCAGGGACAACTCGAGATAATCGAGGCGATCCTGAATAAAGAGAATGTCCTTACGATTCTTCCTACAGGGGGAGGAAAATCGATCTGCTATCAGATTCCGGCGGTTATTTCAAAAGGTTTCTCTATCGTTATCTCACCCCTTATCGCCCTCATGAAAGATCAGGTTGACAACCTGAGAAAAGCAGGGATCACAGCCGAATTTATCAACAGCTCCCTCGGAGGATATGAGATCGAGAGAATTCTCCGTGATCTGGAACAGGGACTGATAAAGCTGCTCTATGTAGCACCTGAAAGACTCGAAAACACCTCTTTCGCAGAAAAAATAAAGGAGTTAAAGCCTTCTTTTGTATTCGTGGATGAAGCACACTGCATCAGCGAGTGGGGACATAATTTCAGACCGGGCTACCTTAAAATTCGTGATTTTATCACCTGGACGGGAATAAAAAACATCTCGGCATTTACCGCCACCGCCACGGAAGAGGTACGCGAAGACATTACCAGACAACTGAACATGCGCGACCCCCTCATCTTTGTGAGAGGATTCGAGAGAGACAACATTTCTCTTTCCATTCAGGAGGTGAAGGACAAAAAAGCCAAAACAGCGGAATTATTGAGAACTTACGGAACCCCCGCAATAATATACACAGGCTCACGAAAAAAAGCGGAAGAACTTTCAGAACACCTCACTATGAGAAAGATAGAAAATCTTTTCTATCACGCGGGACTCCCGAACGAACAGAGGAAAAAGATACAGGACCACTTCCTTTCGGGACGGGTTAAAGTGATAGTTGCTACCAATGCCTTTGGAATGGGAATCGACAAGGAGGATGTGCGGCTGGTAATCCATTATAACATGCCCGGCACTATCGAGAGCTACTACCAGGAATTTGGAAGAGCGGGAAGGGACGGAAAGGATTCTTTTGCAGTAATGCTTTTCGAGAGAGCTGACTTGAAACTTCAGCAGTTTTTTATCGATTCTGCCTTCCCGCGAAAAGACCTTGTCGGAGAGATTTATGATGCCCTCCTCGATTCGGTTTCAGTGCAACAGGGGGAACTCCCCGAAAAGCTGTTAAAAATTGATTATGACCTGATCAACCTGATCCTCGGTAAAAATATCGCCAGAGGCACGATACTCGGTGCCCTCTCAATACTCGAGAAGGCAGGGTACCTCGCAGCCATTTCCGACTTCAGGCAGAAACACTTCTTTTCATACATCCTGAACAGCGAGCAGCTAAAAAAATATACCAAAAACCTCCCCGACAATATTAAAAAGGAGGCAATACTGTATCTGGTGAAGGAATATGGAGCCATCCCTTTCGAAAAAACCGTACTTCTCGACATGGATAAAATGTCTCAGGAATTGTCGGTGGGTGAAAATACACTTCGCGAAACCATGTTCGAACTTGATAACAGCGGGATACTCTCATTCTCCGCTCCCTCTTCTAAAGATACTTTCAAGCTGCTCATTCCCCGGATAAAAAGTGCCAAACTTGTTGTTGATTCCAGGTACATGGATCAGAACTACAACAACTCTTTCAACAAGCTGAAGCAAATGGAATCTCTCGTTTACCACACAGGCTGCAGATTTGCTTTTATACTGAAATATTTTGGGGATAAAAAGGAATATAAATGCGGGAAGTGCGACAACTGCATGAAGGAGAGCGAGACCCTCCCAGCGGATGCATACCAGTTTATAAATGAGTCGATACTTCGAACAGTGCATCTCTTTTCGGACGGCATCAGTCCTGTCCATATTTTTACAATTATTATGGGGAACTCGAAGTCGGAGGGTTACCAGAAACTGCCAGTTTTTGGCATCTGTTCAGGCTTCAAATACGGACACATCAAATCTGTGTTCAACCAGCTCCTTAATACGGGATATATCTTCGAGAACCGCTCAAAATCGAACAGGATTTTTCTTTCCAACAAGGGATATGCGGCTCTGGTGGAATTGCGGCTTGTAACCGATGAACAATCAGGCACCCCCTCCGATCCCAACACCGATCTCGAACTCTATTTCAAGTTGAAAGTTTTGAGGGAGAGAGCGGGTCTAAAATTCTCACAACCGCCTTATCTTATCTGTAATGATGAGGTTCTGCTGAAGTTCGCCCAAATGAAACCGAAGACTAAAGAAGAGTTTCTGGAAGTGGAGGGCTCAAACGAGCGGATGTTCAACAAAATCGGCGATGAAATTCTCTCGGTAATAAACAGTATCACGATAAAAAATGAACAGGGGCAAAAGAAAAAACTGAATATACCCGCTTCCCACTTCCCTGTTTGGGAGATGGCAAAGGAGGGAAAAACCCTCGCTGAAATGGCAAGTGCAAAGAATCAAAGTGAGACCGTAATATCGATGCAACTGGAAGAACTGATTGGCATGGATCCTTCGATAGACCCCGAAAAAATTCTCACTCCACCCAGGTTCAAAATAATGTATGCAAAATACAAGGAAGGCTTTGTAGAACTTAAGGCTCTTAAAACAAAGCTGGGTGAACGCTTCTCATACCCCGAAGTACGGATATTCCTCGCCCGGTTTAAGCATCGTGAACCAAATTATGGAAAAGGATCGCAGTTGTATTGA
- the kdsA gene encoding 3-deoxy-8-phosphooctulonate synthase: MVEINNIRIGGGNPLVLIAGPCVVENSDIIFATATKIKEITSRLGIPFIFKSSFKKANRTSVSSFTGPGDEKALKILSSVRNTLGLPVVTDIHSPEDALMAADSVDMLQIPAFLCRQTDLLLAAGRTGKAVNIKKGQFLAPEDMEHAAAKVASTGNRSILLTERGTTFGYHNLVVDMRSLVIMRKTGYPVVMDATHSVQLPSKGTESGGQPEYIKPLARAAVAVGIDALFLEVHPDPKNAKSDAASQFPLEKLEEFLTGIKKIEEAVR; the protein is encoded by the coding sequence ATGGTTGAGATCAACAATATTAGAATTGGAGGGGGAAACCCTCTTGTACTCATTGCGGGTCCGTGCGTTGTGGAAAATTCCGATATCATCTTTGCTACAGCAACAAAGATAAAGGAAATTACTTCACGGCTCGGAATACCGTTCATTTTTAAGTCAAGTTTCAAAAAAGCTAATCGGACGAGTGTTTCCTCTTTTACTGGACCGGGTGACGAAAAAGCTTTGAAGATATTGTCAAGTGTCAGGAATACTCTCGGGCTGCCTGTCGTTACTGATATCCATTCCCCTGAGGATGCTCTTATGGCAGCAGACTCCGTTGACATGCTGCAGATTCCGGCTTTTCTTTGCAGACAGACTGATTTGCTGCTTGCGGCGGGTCGGACAGGGAAAGCGGTTAATATAAAAAAAGGACAGTTTCTTGCTCCCGAGGATATGGAACATGCTGCAGCAAAGGTGGCTTCGACGGGGAACAGGAGTATTTTACTGACAGAGCGGGGTACCACTTTTGGTTATCACAATCTTGTAGTGGATATGCGGTCACTGGTTATAATGAGGAAAACAGGTTACCCGGTTGTTATGGACGCTACACATTCAGTTCAGCTTCCTTCAAAAGGGACTGAAAGCGGTGGTCAGCCTGAATATATAAAACCACTTGCCCGGGCTGCAGTAGCTGTTGGAATTGATGCTCTCTTCCTCGAAGTGCACCCTGATCCAAAAAATGCGAAGAGTGATGCTGCAAGTCAGTTTCCTCTCGAAAAGCTCGAGGAGTTTCTGACAGGCATAAAAAAAATTGAAGAGGCAGTCAGGTAA